From the Anguilla anguilla isolate fAngAng1 chromosome 6, fAngAng1.pri, whole genome shotgun sequence genome, one window contains:
- the hsd17b7 gene encoding 3-keto-steroid reductase has product MNKVILVTGANSGIGLALCERLLCQDRQIQLCLACRNMQRAEAARSALLVSHSDAQISILRLDVGSTQSVLKAAREVKQRYNRLDYLYLNAGIMPNPQVDFKALFKGLFSRNVIHMFATAEGLLTQQDRVNPDGLQEVFATNLFGHFLLVRELEPLLCQPGHTAQLIWTSSSNARRSAFSLDDIQHHKGVEPYSSSKYASDLLSLALNRHYNSQGVFSSVICPGLVMTNLTYGILPSFFWTLIMPVMWLIRVFTNTFTLTPYNGAEALSWLFLQKPESLDPLAKYHSLTSGFGNNYTQPRKMDMDEDMSEALYKQLLELESNVRKKIEEEEQDTRAHGQYLNQTE; this is encoded by the exons ATGAATAAAGTCATTTTAGTGACTGGTGCGAACAG CGGCATTGGACTGGCCCTGTGTGAACGGCTGCTATGCCAGGACAGGCAGATCCAGCTGTGTCTGGCCTGTCGCAACATGCAGAGGGCCGAGGCGGCCCGCTCCGCCTTGCTGGTCTCCCATAGTGATGCCCAAATCTCCATCCTGCGCCTCGACGTCGGCAGCACCCAATCCGTACTGAAAGCGGCCAGAGAGGTCAAGCAGAG ATATAACAGACTGGACTACCTGTACCTCAACGCTGGAATTATGCCCAACCCTCAGGTGGACTTCAAAGCCCTTTTTAAGGGTCTTTTCTCCAG aaacGTCATTCACATGTTTGCCACCGCAGAGGGTCTGCTGACGCAGCAGGACCGCGTGAACCCCGACGGACTGCAGGAAGTGTTTGCCACAAACCTCTTCGGACACTTCCTGTTG GTGAGAGAGCTTGAGCCGCTCCTGTGCCAGCCGGGTCACACAGCCCAGCTGATCTGGACGTCGTCCAGCAATGCCAGGAGGTCCGCCTTCAGTCTAGATGACATTCAACACCACAAGGGGGTGGAGCCTTACAGTTCCTCCAAGTACGCCTCGGACCTGCTGAGCCTGGCCCTCAACAGGCACTACAACAGCCAG GGAGTTTTCTCGTCTGTGATTTGCCCTGGATTAGTGATGACCAATCTGACCTATGGCATTCTACCTTCCTTCTTCTGGACCCTGATCATGCCTGTCATGTGGCTG ATCCGGGTCTTCACCAACACATTCACCCTGACACCTTATAACGGAGCAGAAGCATTG AGCTGGTTGTTTCTTCAGAAACCGGAGTCATTGGACCCACTTGCCAAGTACCACAGCCTGACATCTGGGTTTGGAAACAACTACACACAGCCCCGTAAG aTGGACATGGATGAAGACATGTCAGAGGCCCTCTACAAacagctgctggagctggagagcaATGTGAGGAAGAAGATagaagaggaagagcaggacaCACGTGCCCATGGACAGTACCTAAACCAGACTGAGTAA